The following are from one region of the Stigmatella ashevillena genome:
- a CDS encoding lipocalin-like domain-containing protein: MRGGGKGLVLGVLGVLGVLAAGAFFVTREAPPPKAAPGLTVATLLGKTEGGDEGYARALQPREFHFPEDHGPHEAFRTEWWYWTGNLQTADGHAFGYQLTMFRNAMASEAVKRESEWGTRQLYMGHFALSDLGAKRFHVFERFSRAAVGLAGAQAQPFRVWLEDWEVKGLNDGALPMRLSVAAQAVALSLVMDEGKPPVLQGDQGLSQKGGPGSASYYYSLTRMPSRGTVTVEGRVYEVTGSSWMDREWSTAVLDASHLGWDWFSLQLSDDTELMYYQLRLRDGTTAPGSAGSFVFPQGTSARLKPGEGKLEVLDTWTSPRSGVTYPARWRLSVPSQQLELEIVPAQSDQELPVIVRYWEGSVRIHGTRAGQPVTGRGYVELTGYGDEPSTSASRGALPEK; the protein is encoded by the coding sequence ATGCGCGGCGGCGGCAAGGGGCTCGTGCTGGGGGTGCTGGGGGTGCTGGGCGTGCTGGCCGCGGGGGCCTTCTTCGTGACCCGCGAGGCACCACCGCCGAAGGCGGCGCCGGGCCTCACGGTGGCCACGTTGCTCGGAAAGACGGAGGGCGGCGACGAGGGGTATGCGCGTGCCCTCCAGCCCCGGGAGTTCCACTTCCCGGAGGACCATGGCCCTCACGAGGCGTTCCGCACCGAGTGGTGGTACTGGACCGGCAACCTTCAAACGGCGGACGGGCATGCCTTCGGGTACCAGCTCACGATGTTCCGCAACGCGATGGCCTCCGAGGCCGTGAAGCGCGAGTCCGAGTGGGGCACGCGGCAGCTCTACATGGGCCACTTCGCGCTGTCGGACCTCGGCGCCAAGCGCTTCCACGTCTTCGAGCGCTTCAGCCGCGCGGCGGTGGGGCTCGCGGGAGCCCAGGCCCAGCCCTTCCGGGTGTGGCTGGAAGACTGGGAGGTGAAGGGACTGAACGACGGAGCGCTGCCGATGCGCCTCTCCGTGGCGGCACAGGCAGTGGCCCTGTCGCTGGTGATGGACGAGGGCAAGCCTCCGGTGCTCCAGGGAGACCAAGGGCTGAGCCAGAAGGGAGGCCCGGGAAGCGCCTCCTATTACTACTCGCTCACGCGCATGCCCTCGCGCGGCACGGTGACGGTGGAGGGCCGCGTGTACGAGGTGACGGGCTCGAGCTGGATGGACCGCGAGTGGAGCACCGCCGTGCTCGACGCGTCTCACCTCGGCTGGGATTGGTTCTCCCTCCAGCTCTCGGATGACACCGAGCTGATGTATTACCAGTTGCGCCTGCGCGACGGCACGACAGCCCCCGGCAGCGCGGGCTCGTTCGTGTTCCCACAGGGAACCTCGGCCCGGCTGAAGCCAGGCGAGGGGAAGCTCGAGGTGCTGGACACCTGGACGAGTCCGCGCAGCGGCGTGACATACCCGGCGCGCTGGCGGTTGTCCGTTCCCTCGCAGCAACTCGAGCTCGAGATTGTCCCGGCCCAGTCGGATCAGGAGCTGCCCGTGATCGTGCGGTACTGGGAAGGCTCGGTGCGGATCCACGGCACACGTGCAGGCCAACCGGTGACGGGCCGGGGCTATGTGGAGCTGACTGGCTATGGGGATGAGCCCAGCACCTCGGCCTCACGGGGAGCCCTCCCCGAAAAGTGA
- a CDS encoding cation:proton antiporter domain-containing protein: MHGLAQNPLTVLIVQLIVIIGLSRLIGKVTRWLGQPLVIAEVVAGVMLGPSLLGWLAPDLMHSLFPDSSLPVLKMLSQVGLILFMFLIGLELDPKLLKGRGHSSVAISHSSIIAPFVLGAGASALWLYRSLSSPEVPFLSFVLFMGVAMSITAFPVLARILSERGLLQSRVGVISITCAAVDDVTAWCLLAFVVSIVRATSLTEAGITTLLALLYIVFMLLVVRPFLARLGARVASKDGLTQNVVAGTLVLLLASSWATELIGIHALFGAFLFGAVIPKEGGLADALAERLEDVAVVLLLPIFFAYSGLRTQVGLLNSVDAWAMCGLIILLACLGKFGGSAVAARLTGLRWREASAVGVLMNTRGLMELIVLNIGLDLGVISPTLFTMMVVMALVTTFITSPLLNWIYPTAEIARDKVELSPVTTGPAPFTVLMCVSHGQAGPGMAALGRALTGGSAAENAQLYALHLISAERSSMHRLHEPRPPDEGALAPLLSSAKRLELSVRSLSFVSSEPSADICRTAEAKRADLVLLGWHKPLFSRTMLGGTVHEVMREATTGVAVLVDRGLSETKRVLVPFIGSQNDRQALAIARRILRHTGAEVTVLHVTSPGGRKQGAGGRALMEELFPKESGQVRLKVVEHDSPEEAALAEASQGYDLTVVGAGSEWGLEDRLFGLSRERIIRDAPGSLLIVRHPLPSAAPAVASEPVSGLPANEGLS, from the coding sequence ATGCACGGACTGGCCCAGAACCCGCTCACGGTGCTCATCGTGCAGCTCATTGTCATCATCGGGCTCTCCCGGCTCATCGGCAAAGTGACGCGATGGCTCGGCCAGCCCCTCGTCATCGCGGAGGTCGTCGCGGGCGTGATGCTGGGCCCCTCGCTGCTTGGCTGGCTTGCGCCGGACCTGATGCACAGCCTGTTCCCGGACAGCTCCCTGCCGGTGCTGAAGATGCTCAGCCAGGTGGGGCTCATCCTCTTCATGTTCCTCATCGGGCTGGAGCTGGATCCAAAGCTGCTCAAGGGGCGGGGCCACAGCTCGGTGGCCATCAGCCACTCCAGCATCATCGCCCCGTTCGTGCTCGGGGCGGGCGCCAGCGCGCTGTGGCTGTACCGGTCGCTGTCGTCTCCCGAGGTGCCCTTCCTCTCGTTCGTGCTCTTCATGGGCGTGGCGATGAGCATCACCGCCTTCCCGGTGCTGGCGCGCATCCTCAGCGAGCGCGGCCTGCTCCAGTCGAGGGTGGGCGTCATCAGCATCACCTGCGCGGCGGTGGATGACGTGACGGCGTGGTGCTTGCTCGCCTTCGTGGTGTCCATCGTGCGGGCCACGAGCCTCACCGAGGCAGGCATCACCACCCTGCTGGCGCTGCTCTACATCGTCTTCATGCTGCTGGTGGTGCGGCCCTTCCTCGCGCGGCTGGGCGCACGCGTGGCCAGCAAGGACGGGCTCACCCAGAACGTCGTGGCGGGCACGTTGGTGCTGCTGCTGGCCTCCAGTTGGGCCACGGAGCTCATCGGCATCCACGCCCTGTTCGGCGCCTTCCTCTTTGGCGCCGTCATCCCCAAGGAGGGCGGGCTCGCCGATGCACTGGCGGAGCGGCTTGAGGACGTGGCGGTGGTGCTGCTCTTGCCCATCTTCTTCGCCTACAGCGGCCTGCGCACCCAGGTGGGCCTGCTCAACAGCGTGGATGCCTGGGCCATGTGCGGGCTCATCATCCTGCTGGCGTGCCTGGGCAAGTTCGGCGGCAGCGCGGTGGCGGCACGGCTCACCGGCCTGCGTTGGCGCGAGGCCAGCGCCGTGGGCGTGCTGATGAACACCCGCGGGTTGATGGAGCTTATCGTGCTCAACATCGGCCTGGACCTGGGCGTCATCTCCCCCACCCTCTTCACCATGATGGTGGTGATGGCGCTGGTGACGACGTTCATCACCTCGCCGCTGCTCAACTGGATCTACCCCACCGCGGAGATCGCCCGGGACAAGGTGGAGCTGTCTCCGGTGACCACGGGCCCCGCGCCCTTCACCGTGCTGATGTGCGTCTCACACGGCCAGGCAGGCCCCGGCATGGCCGCTCTGGGGCGGGCGCTCACCGGAGGCAGCGCCGCGGAGAACGCCCAGCTCTACGCCCTGCACCTCATCTCCGCCGAGCGTTCCAGCATGCACCGGCTGCACGAACCACGGCCGCCGGACGAGGGCGCGCTCGCGCCGCTGCTCTCCAGCGCCAAGCGCTTGGAGCTGTCGGTGCGCTCGCTCTCCTTCGTCTCCTCGGAGCCCTCCGCGGACATCTGCCGCACCGCCGAGGCCAAACGCGCGGACCTCGTGCTGCTCGGCTGGCACAAACCCCTCTTCAGCCGGACGATGCTCGGCGGCACCGTGCACGAGGTGATGCGCGAGGCCACCACGGGGGTGGCGGTGCTGGTGGACCGCGGCCTGTCCGAGACGAAGCGGGTGCTGGTGCCCTTCATCGGCAGCCAGAACGACCGGCAGGCGCTCGCCATCGCGCGGCGGATCCTCCGGCACACGGGCGCCGAGGTGACGGTGCTGCATGTCACCTCGCCGGGCGGCAGGAAGCAGGGGGCGGGCGGCCGGGCCCTGATGGAGGAGCTCTTCCCCAAGGAGTCGGGCCAGGTGCGCCTCAAGGTCGTGGAGCATGACTCGCCCGAGGAGGCGGCGCTGGCGGAGGCCTCCCAGGGGTATGATCTCACGGTGGTGGGCGCCGGCTCCGAGTGGGGCCTGGAGGACCGGCTCTTCGGCCTGTCCCGCGAGCGCATCATCCGGGATGCCCCCGGCTCCCTGCTGATCGTCCGCCACCCCCTGCCGTCGGCCGCCCCGGCCGTGGCGT
- a CDS encoding FtsX-like permease family protein: MSRRLLARASARHLGGHPWLTALSLLGIALGVAVVVSIDLASNSALQAFAQSTDTVAGQATHQLVGGPSGLPASLYSALRLRPGAPTSAPVVEGHVRAANGDRRPLTLLGVDPFAEAPFRPYAKDRKGAQVTLLLTEPGTVLMTAGTARLVGAAAPGDTFEVVVGGQRRRLRVLDFLAPSDERTLRALEGLMLADVSTAQEVLGLTGRLSRIDLKLGSEEEEARLRQWLPTGVEVLRAASRGNTVDQMTRAFRTNLTALSLLALVVGMFLIYNTMTFSVVQRRGLLGRLRALGITRRELFALVLGEAALLGAVGTAAGLLLGVLLGRGLVGLVTQTINDLYFVVSVRRLSLEPLMFAKGVALGLGATLGAALVPAWEAARSPPVTTMRRSTAEDMAQGRAPKLALLGLLILGVGTALLVLPTHALFPAYVGLFSVQLGAALLVPWTTERLVLAAARPLGAAFGMLGRMAARGVRTSLSRTSVALAALMIAVSTTVGVGLMVASFRGTVVEWLESSLQADVYATPPSLMARRGDSSFVPGLAERLSTTPGVAATATIRSVKVNVNGIPSDLTAIAFPPNIPRQYRFKEGDAATVWRELEALDTVIISEPLGFRHGLHRGSTLHLATDRGPRDFRVLGVYYDFGSDVGAVLMPRATYDAAFDDRGVTSLALYAAPGQDVDALVERVRERAGDAQLVNVRSNRVLREGSLEVFDRTFTITQVLRLLAVGVAFVGVLSALMALQLERAREFAVLRATGLTPGQLWGLVSLQTGLLGLLAGLFAVPLGLALAHILVHVINQRSFGWTLQLVITPGALIQAVVLALAAAGLAGVYPAWRMSRANPALALREE; encoded by the coding sequence ATGAGCCGGCGGCTGCTGGCCCGGGCGAGCGCGCGCCACCTGGGAGGTCACCCGTGGCTCACCGCCCTGTCCCTGCTGGGCATCGCCCTCGGCGTGGCGGTGGTGGTCTCCATCGATCTGGCCAGCAACAGCGCCCTCCAGGCCTTCGCGCAATCCACGGACACGGTGGCGGGACAGGCCACGCACCAGCTCGTGGGCGGGCCCTCGGGCCTCCCCGCATCATTATATAGCGCGCTGCGCCTGCGCCCCGGCGCCCCCACGTCCGCGCCCGTGGTGGAGGGCCACGTGCGGGCCGCGAACGGAGACCGCCGCCCCCTCACGCTCCTGGGCGTGGATCCGTTCGCCGAGGCGCCCTTCCGCCCCTACGCGAAGGACAGGAAGGGCGCCCAGGTGACCCTGCTCCTCACCGAGCCGGGCACGGTGCTGATGACCGCCGGCACGGCCCGCCTGGTGGGCGCGGCAGCCCCAGGAGACACCTTCGAGGTGGTGGTGGGTGGTCAGCGCCGGCGGCTGCGGGTGCTGGACTTCCTGGCCCCTTCCGATGAGCGCACCCTCCGGGCCCTGGAGGGGCTGATGCTCGCCGATGTGTCCACCGCCCAGGAGGTGCTCGGCCTGACCGGGCGCCTGTCCCGCATTGATCTGAAGCTCGGGAGCGAGGAGGAGGAGGCCAGGCTGCGGCAGTGGCTTCCCACCGGCGTGGAGGTGCTGCGCGCCGCCTCGCGCGGCAACACCGTGGACCAGATGACGCGGGCCTTCCGCACCAACCTCACCGCGCTGTCCCTGCTGGCCCTCGTGGTGGGCATGTTCCTCATCTACAACACGATGACGTTCTCCGTGGTGCAGCGGCGCGGGCTGCTCGGGAGGCTGCGTGCGCTCGGCATCACCCGGCGGGAGCTGTTCGCCCTGGTCCTCGGCGAGGCCGCACTGCTGGGAGCGGTGGGGACCGCCGCCGGGCTGCTGCTGGGCGTGCTGCTGGGACGGGGGCTCGTCGGCCTCGTCACCCAGACCATCAACGACTTGTACTTCGTGGTGAGCGTGCGGCGGCTGTCGCTGGAGCCGCTCATGTTCGCCAAGGGCGTGGCGCTCGGGCTGGGGGCGACCCTGGGGGCCGCGCTCGTGCCTGCCTGGGAGGCGGCGCGCTCGCCCCCGGTCACCACGATGCGCCGCTCCACCGCGGAGGACATGGCCCAGGGCCGTGCGCCGAAGCTCGCCCTGCTGGGCCTGCTCATCCTGGGTGTGGGGACGGCGTTGCTGGTGCTGCCCACCCATGCGCTCTTCCCCGCCTATGTCGGCCTCTTCTCCGTGCAACTCGGCGCGGCGCTGCTCGTGCCGTGGACGACGGAGCGGCTGGTGCTCGCCGCGGCCCGCCCGCTGGGCGCGGCGTTCGGGATGCTGGGGCGCATGGCGGCGCGCGGCGTGCGCACCAGCCTCAGCCGCACCTCGGTGGCCCTGGCGGCGTTGATGATCGCCGTGTCCACCACCGTGGGCGTGGGGCTCATGGTGGCCAGCTTCCGCGGCACGGTGGTGGAGTGGCTGGAGTCCTCGCTCCAGGCGGATGTCTACGCCACCCCGCCCTCGCTCATGGCCCGGCGCGGGGACAGCTCCTTCGTCCCGGGCCTGGCCGAGCGCCTGAGCACCACCCCCGGCGTAGCGGCCACCGCCACCATCCGCTCGGTGAAGGTGAACGTGAATGGCATCCCCTCGGACCTGACCGCCATCGCGTTTCCCCCGAATATCCCTCGCCAGTACCGCTTCAAGGAGGGCGACGCGGCCACCGTGTGGCGCGAGCTGGAGGCGCTGGACACGGTGATCATCTCCGAGCCCCTGGGCTTCCGCCACGGCCTCCACCGGGGCAGCACGCTGCACCTTGCCACGGACCGGGGGCCCCGCGACTTCCGGGTGCTGGGCGTGTACTACGACTTCGGCTCGGACGTGGGCGCGGTGCTCATGCCGCGCGCCACCTATGACGCGGCCTTCGACGACCGGGGGGTGACGAGCCTCGCGCTCTACGCCGCCCCGGGCCAGGACGTGGACGCGCTGGTGGAGCGGGTGCGCGAGCGCGCGGGAGATGCCCAGCTCGTCAACGTGCGCTCCAACCGCGTGCTGCGCGAGGGCTCGCTGGAGGTGTTTGACCGGACCTTCACCATCACCCAGGTGCTGCGGCTGCTCGCGGTGGGCGTGGCCTTCGTCGGCGTGCTGAGCGCGCTGATGGCGCTCCAGCTCGAGCGGGCCCGGGAGTTCGCCGTGCTGCGCGCCACGGGGCTGACGCCCGGGCAGCTCTGGGGGCTCGTCTCGCTCCAAACGGGGCTGCTCGGGCTGCTGGCGGGCCTGTTCGCCGTGCCGCTGGGCCTGGCGCTCGCGCACATCCTCGTGCACGTCATCAACCAGCGCTCCTTCGGGTGGACGCTGCAACTGGTCATCACCCCGGGCGCGCTCATCCAAGCGGTGGTGCTCGCGCTGGCGGCTGCCGGGCTCGCGGGCGTGTACCCCGCCTGGCGAATGTCTCGTGCCAACCCGGCGTTGGCCCTTCGGGAGGAGTAA
- a CDS encoding ABC transporter ATP-binding protein, producing the protein MPPSSSPVVELQDVSKAYTEGEATREVLTGVRLTLHRGEFAVLLGRSGSGKSTLLNLISGIDLPTRGTVRVEGKDVAALSERERTLLRRERIGFVFQAFNLLPTLTVEENVRLPLELTGRSGPEVDGRVKALLGRVGLAGRERSFPDRLSGGEQQRVAVARALSHTPPLLLADEPTGNLDEKTGLQVLDLLEELIRQGNACALIVSHDEGLAARADRIFVMEAGQLVERQVRP; encoded by the coding sequence ATGCCCCCTTCCTCGTCCCCCGTTGTCGAGCTGCAAGACGTCTCCAAGGCCTACACCGAGGGCGAGGCCACACGCGAGGTGCTTACAGGCGTGCGGCTCACCCTGCACCGGGGTGAATTCGCCGTGCTGTTGGGCCGCAGCGGTTCCGGCAAGTCCACCCTGCTCAACCTCATCAGCGGCATCGACCTGCCCACCCGAGGCACGGTGCGCGTGGAGGGCAAGGACGTGGCCGCCCTGAGCGAGCGCGAGCGGACGCTGCTGCGCCGGGAGCGCATCGGCTTCGTCTTCCAAGCCTTCAACCTGCTACCTACCCTGACAGTGGAGGAGAATGTACGACTGCCGCTGGAGCTCACCGGGCGCTCCGGCCCAGAGGTGGACGGGCGGGTGAAGGCGCTGCTCGGCCGGGTGGGGCTGGCGGGCCGCGAGCGCAGCTTCCCGGATCGCCTGTCCGGCGGCGAGCAACAACGCGTGGCGGTGGCCCGGGCGCTGTCGCATACCCCGCCCCTGCTGCTCGCGGACGAGCCCACCGGCAACCTGGATGAGAAGACGGGCCTTCAGGTGCTGGATCTGCTGGAGGAGCTCATCCGCCAGGGCAACGCGTGCGCCCTGATCGTCTCTCATGACGAGGGCCTCGCCGCCCGGGCCGACCGCATCTTCGTGATGGAGGCGGGCCAGCTCGTCGAACGGCAGGTGCGGCCATGA